A genomic region of Kribbella sp. NBC_00382 contains the following coding sequences:
- a CDS encoding HelD family protein — translation MELLNPVEAEQVHLTAFYTTLDRERERTEGRRQEEQIAGTRNAQALHQRDGRVRDLNARLSRLNAAEEGLAFGRLDDEDGGVLHIGRIGLHDDDYEPLLVDWRAPAARPFYIATAVVNEGIVRRRHIQTRLRQVVDVQDEQLDLDRTADGASQPGTGVVGEAVLLSALEARRTGTMESIVRTIQADQDRIIRSDLAGVLVVQGGPGTGKTAIALHRAAFLLYTHRNQLEKRGILVVGPNSTFLKFIGQVLPSLGEDGVRLVTVAELYPGLTATRPEPAEVAEVKGRAVMAEVIETAVADRQWVPAKPVELTVDRTVLRLEPAVVEELRSAARARQLTHNQAQPFFKTTVIEHLVSQYADIIGEDPLGGENLLDDYDLEELRNEVVADPGVQALLQQLWPVLSPQQLLIDLYADEQRLKSAAPQLSDLDREHLLRYGADWSPADVPLLDEAAELLGDDGRDLKRERAERARAIAYAQGSLDVLSGSGSTDFDEDDEAEVLSAKDILDAEMLAERYEADDDRTLAERASVDRRWTYGHVIVDEAQELSPMAWRAIARRCPLRSMTLVGDVAQTGAAGGGTSWRQALAPSFGDRWRLAELTMNYRTPAEVMELAADVLREVDPTAKAPQSVRATGVRPWHLDVPAAEQAAYVSKVAAEEVQYGQVGVITSRHRLELVQEAVGDVAGITVLTVAGAKGLEFDSVLVVDPDGILIESPRGLRDLYVALTRCTQRLGVIGALPEVLQDSDAWGERA, via the coding sequence TTGGAATTGCTGAATCCGGTCGAGGCTGAACAGGTTCACCTGACGGCTTTCTACACGACCCTCGACCGTGAGCGGGAGCGTACGGAGGGTCGCCGGCAGGAGGAGCAGATCGCCGGTACGCGGAACGCGCAGGCCCTCCACCAGCGCGACGGCCGGGTCCGTGACCTGAACGCCAGGCTGTCGCGGTTGAACGCGGCCGAGGAAGGTCTCGCGTTCGGCCGGCTCGACGACGAGGACGGCGGCGTCCTGCACATCGGCCGGATCGGGTTGCACGACGACGACTACGAACCGCTGCTGGTCGACTGGCGCGCCCCCGCCGCACGCCCGTTCTACATCGCCACCGCGGTGGTCAACGAGGGCATCGTCCGGCGCCGGCACATCCAGACCCGGCTGCGCCAGGTGGTCGATGTCCAGGACGAGCAGCTCGACCTGGACCGGACCGCGGACGGCGCGTCCCAGCCTGGCACCGGCGTGGTCGGCGAGGCGGTCCTCCTGAGCGCGCTGGAGGCGCGGCGTACCGGCACGATGGAGTCGATCGTCCGGACGATCCAGGCCGACCAGGACCGGATCATCCGCTCCGACCTGGCCGGGGTGCTGGTCGTGCAGGGCGGGCCGGGGACCGGCAAGACCGCAATCGCGCTGCACCGGGCCGCTTTCCTTTTGTATACACACCGCAATCAACTGGAAAAGCGCGGCATTCTGGTAGTCGGCCCCAATTCCACCTTCCTGAAGTTCATCGGCCAGGTGCTGCCGTCGCTCGGCGAGGACGGCGTCCGGCTCGTCACCGTCGCCGAGCTGTACCCCGGCCTGACCGCGACCCGCCCCGAACCCGCCGAGGTGGCCGAGGTGAAGGGCCGCGCCGTGATGGCCGAGGTGATCGAGACCGCGGTCGCCGACCGCCAATGGGTGCCGGCCAAGCCCGTCGAGCTGACGGTCGACCGGACCGTACTGCGGCTGGAACCGGCCGTCGTCGAGGAACTCCGCAGCGCCGCCCGCGCCCGGCAGTTGACGCACAACCAGGCGCAGCCGTTCTTCAAGACGACGGTCATCGAGCACCTGGTCAGCCAGTACGCCGACATCATTGGCGAGGACCCGCTCGGCGGAGAGAACCTGCTCGACGACTACGACCTGGAGGAGTTGCGCAACGAGGTCGTCGCGGACCCCGGAGTACAGGCATTGCTCCAACAGCTCTGGCCGGTGCTCAGCCCGCAACAACTCCTGATCGACCTGTACGCCGATGAGCAGCGCCTCAAGTCCGCCGCGCCCCAACTGTCCGACCTCGACCGCGAGCACTTGCTCAGGTACGGCGCTGACTGGAGCCCGGCCGATGTGCCGCTGCTCGACGAAGCTGCCGAACTCCTCGGCGACGACGGCCGTGACCTCAAACGCGAACGGGCCGAGCGAGCACGTGCGATCGCTTATGCACAAGGCTCTCTGGATGTGCTGTCCGGCTCGGGGTCGACCGACTTCGACGAGGACGACGAGGCGGAAGTCCTGTCGGCGAAGGACATCCTCGATGCCGAGATGCTGGCCGAGCGGTATGAGGCCGATGACGATCGCACGCTGGCCGAGCGCGCCTCGGTCGACCGGCGCTGGACGTACGGGCATGTGATCGTGGACGAGGCGCAGGAGTTGTCGCCGATGGCGTGGCGGGCGATCGCGCGGCGCTGCCCGTTGCGGTCGATGACGCTGGTCGGCGATGTCGCCCAGACGGGTGCTGCCGGGGGCGGGACGAGTTGGCGGCAGGCGCTGGCGCCGTCGTTCGGGGATCGCTGGCGGCTGGCGGAGCTGACGATGAACTACCGGACGCCGGCTGAGGTCATGGAGCTCGCCGCGGATGTACTACGTGAGGTCGACCCCACTGCGAAGGCACCGCAGTCGGTGCGGGCGACTGGTGTCAGGCCGTGGCATCTCGACGTACCGGCGGCTGAGCAGGCGGCGTATGTGAGCAAGGTGGCTGCCGAGGAGGTGCAGTACGGGCAGGTCGGTGTCATCACCTCGCGGCACCGGCTCGAGCTGGTGCAGGAGGCAGTGGGCGACGTAGCCGGCATCACCGTGCTCACTGTGGCCGGTGCGAAGGGTCTCGAGTTCGACTCGGTACTGGTCGTCGACCCCGACGGCATCCTGATCGAGTCGCCCCGAGGCCTCCGCGACCTGTACGTCGCCTTGACCCGCTGTACTCAACGCCTGGGCGTCATCGGCGCACTGCCCGAAGTACTGCAGGACTCAGACGCGTGGGGCGAACGGGCCTAG
- a CDS encoding PHP domain-containing protein: protein MGHSHDHTGHGHGHDHSHEHGHGHGHGHDHDHHHPNTELDAATSAALDESIPDTDLSPTELSRRGLLRSAGILGGAAALAVSGAEFAAATSPTSHVFTSGGRPNVWLAGDHHIHTQLSSDGMYRVIDQAHHAAANGLDWLVITDHGGATHARIGVDLVNPQIKAARAELKNTLIFQGLEWNIPAAEHGTVFVAPGSREVEVLKQFENSYDGSVKNAGANTPANEQLALDGIHWLGQQVDQRRVADALFLANHPARNGIDSPHEIRNWRDADPRIAVGFEGAPGHQAGGLPVGVGVGGARGLYGNAPSANSFPGFPPESYRTWGGFDWMTATVGGLWDSLLAEGKPWWISANSDSHVNWNETSRRPDGSDQAQFDRDGRYMDPVYSGTVNRTAADFFPGYYSRTHVGADNRDYRAVMEGLRNGRVWVDHGALVKAIDMEVRETGKTHGEPLGGALHVRPGRAVELVIRITAQNVPNWANFVPSLNRVDAIVGAVKGAVSDKDTFTAPDTKVVKQWDTSGKRGTFELVLPLGKADPENPFYVRVRGTDGNRSQAGFLGAAIDPKGPQLDVVGDADPWADLWFYTNPIWVLPTK, encoded by the coding sequence ATGGGACACTCCCACGACCACACCGGCCACGGTCATGGTCACGATCACAGCCATGAGCACGGGCACGGTCATGGGCATGGTCATGATCACGACCATCACCACCCGAACACCGAGCTGGACGCCGCCACCAGCGCGGCGCTGGACGAGTCGATTCCGGACACCGACCTGTCGCCGACCGAGTTGTCGCGTCGTGGGTTGCTCCGCTCGGCCGGGATCCTCGGGGGCGCCGCCGCGCTGGCCGTCTCGGGTGCCGAGTTCGCCGCCGCGACCTCGCCGACCTCGCACGTGTTCACCTCCGGTGGCCGGCCGAACGTCTGGCTGGCCGGCGACCACCACATCCACACCCAGCTGAGCTCGGATGGCATGTACCGGGTGATCGACCAGGCGCACCACGCGGCCGCGAACGGCCTTGACTGGCTGGTCATCACCGACCACGGTGGAGCGACCCACGCCCGGATCGGCGTCGACCTGGTCAACCCGCAGATCAAGGCGGCCCGGGCCGAGCTGAAGAACACGCTGATCTTCCAGGGGCTGGAGTGGAACATCCCGGCCGCCGAGCACGGCACCGTCTTCGTCGCTCCGGGTAGCCGTGAGGTCGAGGTACTGAAGCAGTTCGAGAACAGCTACGACGGCAGCGTGAAGAACGCGGGCGCCAACACACCGGCCAACGAGCAGCTCGCCCTCGACGGCATCCACTGGCTCGGCCAGCAGGTCGACCAGCGCCGGGTCGCCGACGCGTTGTTCCTGGCGAACCACCCCGCCCGCAACGGCATCGACAGCCCGCACGAGATCCGCAACTGGCGCGACGCCGACCCGCGGATCGCCGTCGGTTTCGAAGGCGCGCCCGGTCACCAGGCCGGCGGTCTGCCCGTCGGGGTCGGCGTAGGTGGCGCCCGTGGCCTCTACGGCAACGCCCCGAGCGCGAACTCCTTCCCGGGCTTCCCGCCGGAGTCATACCGGACCTGGGGTGGCTTCGACTGGATGACCGCCACGGTCGGCGGCCTCTGGGACAGCCTGCTCGCCGAGGGCAAGCCGTGGTGGATCAGCGCCAACTCCGACTCGCACGTGAACTGGAACGAGACCTCCCGTCGCCCCGACGGCTCGGACCAGGCGCAGTTCGACCGCGACGGCCGCTACATGGACCCGGTCTACAGTGGCACGGTCAACCGCACCGCTGCCGACTTCTTCCCGGGCTACTACAGCCGTACGCACGTCGGCGCCGACAACCGCGACTACCGCGCGGTGATGGAGGGCCTGCGCAACGGCCGGGTCTGGGTCGACCACGGCGCGCTGGTCAAGGCGATCGACATGGAGGTCCGCGAGACCGGCAAGACGCACGGCGAGCCGCTCGGTGGCGCGCTGCACGTCCGCCCGGGCCGCGCGGTCGAACTCGTCATCCGGATCACCGCGCAGAACGTGCCGAACTGGGCCAACTTCGTGCCGTCGCTCAACCGCGTCGACGCGATCGTGGGTGCGGTGAAGGGCGCGGTCAGCGACAAGGACACCTTCACGGCGCCGGACACCAAGGTCGTCAAGCAGTGGGACACCTCGGGCAAGCGCGGCACCTTCGAGCTCGTCCTGCCGCTCGGCAAGGCGGACCCGGAGAACCCGTTCTACGTGCGCGTCCGCGGTACGGACGGCAACCGCAGCCAGGCCGGCTTCCTCGGCGCCGCGATCGACCCGAAGGGTCCGCAGCTCGACGTGGTCGGCGACGCTGACCCGTGGGCGGACCTGTGGTTCTACACGAACCCGATCTGGGTGCTTCCGACAAAGTGA
- a CDS encoding M23 family metallopeptidase: MLTATGAFDHSESREPVTPTPTTAQTAPPRSVPTVARSTERKTVPTTRYVFPIGGCRGDASQSHHDYPASDIFADKGCRFVSPVDGRVDEVTRVDTWNKKTNVGRDRGGLSISVVGVDGVRYYGSHLSAIGAGIKPGLVVKAGQTLALTGKTGSAQVTPPHLHFGISWPTPAGHWWIRRGAVAPQTFLNAWHEGRQLSPVALVGKTRRAYGVDRGCRSYC; this comes from the coding sequence GTGCTCACCGCAACCGGCGCCTTCGATCACTCGGAGTCGCGCGAGCCGGTCACGCCGACGCCCACCACCGCTCAGACCGCCCCACCGAGGTCCGTACCGACTGTTGCCAGGAGCACCGAACGTAAGACGGTCCCGACCACCAGGTACGTCTTTCCTATCGGTGGTTGTCGGGGGGATGCTTCGCAGAGTCATCATGATTATCCGGCGTCGGACATCTTTGCGGATAAGGGGTGCCGGTTCGTTTCGCCTGTGGATGGGCGGGTTGATGAGGTGACTCGGGTGGATACCTGGAACAAGAAGACCAACGTCGGGCGTGATCGTGGTGGGTTGTCGATCTCTGTCGTTGGGGTCGACGGGGTTCGGTACTACGGGTCGCATCTGTCGGCCATTGGAGCCGGCATCAAACCCGGGCTGGTCGTGAAGGCCGGGCAGACCCTGGCGCTGACCGGGAAGACCGGGAGTGCTCAGGTGACGCCGCCGCATCTGCATTTCGGGATCAGCTGGCCAACGCCGGCCGGGCACTGGTGGATTCGGCGAGGGGCTGTGGCGCCGCAGACGTTCCTCAATGCGTGGCATGAGGGGCGGCAACTGTCGCCGGTGGCGTTGGTAGGGAAGACGCGGCGGGCGTACGGGGTGGACCGCGGGTGCCGGTCCTACTGCTGA
- a CDS encoding epoxide hydrolase family protein — MDQAESFRIEIPQDAIDDLRRRLRATRWPRSLSSDWARGVPVEYLRGVVERWIEFDWRAWEARLNAVPQYRTRIDGQTVHFLHARSSEPGAIPLLLTHGWPGSVAEFLEVLGPLTSPGAHGGDAADAFHVVAPSVPGHGFSVPLEGTGWDHVRIARAWISLMAGLGYDRYGAQGGDTGSVVSPLVGRLAPERVIGVHINGGLAFPAAEAGDFDELDATDQAKLATAEHIRATGTGYAELQSTKPQTVSYALSDSPVGQLAWILEKFHDWTDPSRALPEDAVTLDHLLANVSIYWFTNTSATSANLYYESRAARRLARSEVPTGVAVFPTDPAMRHILEREHNITHWTEYSRGGHFAALEAPDLLVDDIRAFFRPLRQQ; from the coding sequence ATGGACCAGGCCGAGTCCTTTCGGATCGAGATCCCGCAGGACGCGATCGACGACCTCCGTCGCCGGCTGCGCGCTACCCGCTGGCCGCGGTCGCTGTCGAGCGACTGGGCTCGCGGAGTACCGGTGGAGTACTTGCGTGGGGTGGTCGAGCGGTGGATCGAGTTCGACTGGCGGGCTTGGGAGGCGCGGCTCAACGCAGTACCGCAGTACAGGACTCGGATTGACGGGCAGACCGTGCACTTCCTGCATGCGCGGTCGTCCGAGCCCGGAGCGATCCCGCTGCTGTTGACGCATGGGTGGCCGGGGTCGGTGGCTGAGTTCCTTGAGGTGCTTGGGCCGCTGACCTCGCCGGGTGCGCATGGCGGTGACGCTGCGGATGCGTTCCATGTGGTCGCGCCGTCGGTGCCGGGGCATGGGTTCTCGGTGCCGCTCGAAGGGACCGGCTGGGATCACGTACGGATCGCTCGCGCGTGGATCTCGTTGATGGCCGGCCTCGGCTACGACCGGTACGGCGCGCAGGGCGGCGATACCGGATCGGTCGTGTCACCCCTCGTCGGGCGTTTGGCGCCGGAGCGCGTCATCGGCGTACACATCAATGGCGGGCTCGCGTTCCCAGCGGCCGAGGCGGGGGACTTCGACGAGCTCGACGCGACGGATCAGGCCAAGCTCGCGACGGCCGAGCACATCCGCGCGACCGGCACCGGGTACGCCGAACTGCAGTCGACCAAACCGCAGACCGTCTCGTACGCCCTCAGCGACTCACCCGTCGGGCAGCTCGCCTGGATCCTCGAGAAGTTCCACGACTGGACCGACCCGTCGCGCGCGCTCCCCGAGGACGCCGTCACCCTCGACCACCTGCTGGCCAACGTCTCCATCTACTGGTTCACCAACACCAGCGCAACCTCCGCCAACCTGTACTACGAGAGCCGGGCAGCCAGGCGTCTTGCCCGCAGCGAGGTTCCAACCGGAGTCGCCGTCTTCCCCACCGACCCCGCGATGCGCCACATCCTCGAACGCGAGCACAACATCACGCACTGGACCGAGTACTCGAGAGGCGGCCACTTCGCCGCCCTGGAAGCCCCCGACCTCCTGGTCGACGACATCCGAGCCTTCTTCCGACCCCTACGTCAGCAGTAG
- a CDS encoding VOC family protein, whose protein sequence is MDRPVLNSMLLGSTNPDRLKAWYRDGFQAETNHYGTLDLGGFGLIVEHRDDVDAKAPEPGRFIINFAVEDIEQTAAHLRTLDVNWLVEPEDRGPGYFATLIDPDGNYVQIIQMKPEYYANL, encoded by the coding sequence ATGGACCGCCCAGTGCTGAACAGCATGTTGCTCGGCAGTACGAACCCCGACCGTCTCAAGGCGTGGTACCGCGACGGCTTCCAGGCCGAGACGAACCACTACGGCACCCTCGACCTCGGTGGCTTCGGCCTGATCGTCGAACACCGCGACGACGTCGACGCCAAGGCCCCCGAACCCGGCCGGTTCATCATCAACTTCGCCGTCGAGGACATCGAACAAACCGCCGCCCACCTCCGCACCCTCGACGTCAACTGGCTGGTCGAACCCGAGGACCGCGGCCCCGGCTACTTCGCCACCCTGATCGACCCGGACGGCAACTACGTCCAAATCATCCAGATGAAGCCCGAGTACTACGCCAACCTCTGA
- a CDS encoding MarR family transcriptional regulator — MTIEDAGTKALAVPDRVVSPTGIATVQTEHLIGDISDALRLLDAVERVRGHAHPLILGLQDAIGIKMPAALVLSAISNGRDSAESVAAQVGTTTGEAELAIAELAALGLVRTSPVLMVTGMGQARLSQLDGLTVRVLDVVTGILGPADAAQLIRLLHTVADGLESAAITATVSDQLPPTILHN; from the coding sequence GTGACCATCGAAGACGCTGGGACCAAGGCCCTGGCAGTTCCCGACCGGGTCGTTTCACCGACCGGGATCGCCACCGTCCAGACCGAACACCTGATCGGCGACATCAGCGACGCGCTCCGCCTGCTGGACGCCGTCGAACGAGTCCGCGGCCACGCCCACCCGCTGATCCTCGGCCTGCAGGACGCCATCGGGATCAAGATGCCGGCCGCGCTCGTGCTCAGCGCGATCTCCAATGGCCGCGACTCCGCCGAGTCCGTCGCCGCCCAGGTCGGCACCACGACAGGCGAGGCCGAGCTGGCCATCGCCGAGCTCGCCGCCCTCGGACTGGTCCGTACTTCGCCGGTCCTGATGGTGACCGGGATGGGCCAGGCCCGGCTGTCCCAGCTCGACGGCCTGACCGTCCGCGTCCTCGACGTGGTCACCGGCATCCTCGGCCCGGCCGACGCTGCCCAGTTGATCCGCCTCCTGCACACCGTCGCCGACGGCCTCGAGTCAGCCGCGATCACCGCCACCGTCTCCGACCAGCTCCCACCGACGATCCTCCACAACTAG
- a CDS encoding DUF3152 domain-containing protein: MRKTRIAALGIVGAVAVVALLQLPASPFSRQDHPARPVAQTSTHSAKSAPKFAASGKPAKPGQPNESGQPAESGTPVVPGSPESNAAPGQGDPGITYPVRGTVEFTTLPGDPATIGRSGKVYTFQIAIEGGIKGVDPAAFASFVRETYGAPEGWASAGKYRFRQVGPGQAADFKLMLVTPATRDTYCGGGFDQYTSCRIGERVVLNVARWARGVPNYGASLTAYRQYMINHETGHRLGNAHELCPGAGQPAPVMQQQTLGLHGCTAYAWPYRNGRRYEGQLGKYDDPTPSN, from the coding sequence ATGCGCAAGACGAGGATCGCCGCCCTGGGGATCGTTGGGGCGGTCGCGGTCGTGGCGCTGCTCCAACTGCCGGCCAGCCCGTTCTCCCGCCAGGATCACCCAGCGCGACCAGTAGCCCAGACGTCGACCCACTCCGCGAAGTCCGCCCCGAAGTTCGCCGCCTCAGGCAAGCCCGCCAAGCCCGGCCAGCCCAACGAGTCCGGCCAGCCGGCCGAGTCGGGGACTCCCGTAGTACCGGGGTCTCCGGAGTCCAATGCGGCGCCTGGGCAAGGGGATCCGGGGATCACCTATCCAGTACGCGGCACGGTCGAGTTCACGACTTTGCCGGGCGACCCGGCGACGATCGGCCGGTCGGGCAAGGTCTACACTTTCCAGATCGCTATCGAGGGTGGCATCAAGGGTGTCGACCCGGCGGCGTTCGCGAGCTTCGTCCGCGAGACCTACGGCGCTCCGGAAGGTTGGGCCTCCGCAGGGAAGTACCGGTTCCGCCAGGTCGGTCCCGGGCAGGCGGCTGACTTCAAGCTGATGCTCGTCACGCCCGCGACTCGGGACACGTACTGCGGCGGCGGCTTCGACCAGTACACGAGTTGCCGGATCGGCGAGCGGGTCGTGCTCAACGTGGCGCGCTGGGCCAGGGGAGTACCGAACTACGGGGCGAGCCTCACGGCGTACCGGCAGTACATGATCAACCACGAGACCGGCCATCGCCTCGGCAATGCGCATGAGCTGTGCCCAGGCGCAGGCCAGCCGGCTCCCGTGATGCAGCAGCAGACGCTAGGCCTGCACGGCTGTACGGCGTACGCCTGGCCGTATCGGAACGGCCGCCGCTACGAGGGCCAGCTGGGCAAGTACGACGACCCGACGCCCAGCAACTAG
- a CDS encoding protein-arginine deiminase family protein — MKRWTTSLVVMTLALSSSPVMLAWGTTSASSGAGLTADVNRDGRLTAADEAGEDRWTGGRGAIFLPNLDDDERRCTVDPAELDKAGAEVDQKLAACNDAADDRINGRGDAADLAPLRVDAQGNVSNQAGGRLSVVPADKARVFVDGKAVETLTAEQLRHGVRVGLEGRDVVRDPAKWDGQVSVTLTVADRGRTSSDVVRLRVAPLMLQNDLQRAETVLAAKPNQGPGWPGGQAPYPEGVPSEWEPFANTLGKATRSTGAKLRFVQGTADGWKDLWLQDTFEPATASMPAIGGSQTMRILIRSGNVWELPGADGKPIATPRPAGRLIYRDLRGPDVGVVQELSPVASSGLNDLLNMGGNIESLPPYAGYPQGRIVYGSGSRHPDPAFITMVTSQGYQPPVVIDTSWLMVGHADETTHVVRADNARGWTLAVADPRLAVELLREAQHKGAGGARLFADTHSASKPTADQVLADGNWLADNEAAAGHIDDQLEILLKATGLRSSELVRLPVLFEKQKDFGLLRAVTPGLVNGLSLTARDFAVPDPHGPNVNGRDLFRQATERALGRNGVQVHWVEDFFWAHLAGGEVHCATNALRDTHSTNTWWKSADDL, encoded by the coding sequence ATGAAGCGCTGGACCACGAGCCTCGTCGTCATGACGCTGGCGCTCAGTTCAAGCCCCGTGATGCTCGCCTGGGGCACCACCTCGGCGTCGTCGGGAGCCGGGCTGACTGCGGATGTGAACCGGGATGGACGACTGACTGCGGCCGATGAAGCCGGAGAGGATCGGTGGACCGGCGGCCGCGGTGCGATCTTCCTGCCGAATCTCGATGATGACGAGCGCCGCTGCACCGTCGATCCAGCCGAGCTGGACAAGGCCGGCGCCGAGGTCGATCAGAAGCTTGCCGCTTGCAACGATGCCGCCGACGACCGGATCAACGGCCGGGGCGACGCGGCCGACCTGGCGCCGCTCAGGGTCGATGCCCAGGGCAACGTAAGCAACCAGGCCGGCGGGCGGCTCAGCGTAGTACCGGCTGATAAGGCGCGGGTGTTCGTTGATGGGAAGGCGGTCGAGACGCTGACGGCTGAGCAGTTGCGGCACGGAGTACGGGTTGGGTTGGAAGGGCGGGATGTGGTTCGGGATCCGGCCAAGTGGGACGGTCAGGTGTCCGTCACGTTGACCGTGGCCGATCGCGGGCGGACGAGTAGCGATGTGGTGAGGCTGAGGGTTGCGCCTTTGATGTTGCAGAACGATTTGCAGCGGGCGGAGACGGTACTGGCCGCCAAGCCGAACCAGGGGCCGGGCTGGCCGGGTGGGCAGGCGCCTTATCCGGAAGGTGTTCCGAGCGAGTGGGAGCCGTTCGCGAACACCCTTGGCAAGGCGACGCGTTCGACCGGGGCGAAGCTGAGGTTCGTCCAGGGGACCGCGGACGGCTGGAAGGATCTCTGGTTGCAGGACACCTTCGAACCGGCTACGGCCAGCATGCCGGCGATCGGTGGCAGCCAGACGATGCGGATCCTGATCCGCTCGGGCAACGTGTGGGAGCTCCCCGGCGCGGACGGCAAGCCGATCGCAACGCCGCGGCCGGCCGGGCGGTTGATCTACCGCGATCTGCGCGGTCCGGATGTCGGGGTCGTGCAGGAGTTGAGCCCGGTCGCGTCGAGCGGGCTCAACGACCTGCTCAACATGGGCGGCAACATCGAGTCGCTTCCGCCGTACGCCGGGTATCCGCAGGGCCGGATCGTTTATGGATCGGGCTCAAGGCATCCCGATCCGGCGTTCATCACAATGGTGACGAGCCAGGGGTATCAACCGCCGGTCGTGATCGACACGTCCTGGCTGATGGTCGGGCACGCGGACGAGACGACGCACGTCGTACGGGCCGACAACGCTCGAGGGTGGACGCTTGCCGTTGCCGATCCGCGGTTGGCGGTCGAGTTGCTGCGGGAGGCGCAGCACAAGGGGGCGGGCGGGGCGCGGCTCTTCGCGGACACTCATTCGGCATCGAAGCCGACAGCCGATCAGGTCCTTGCTGATGGCAACTGGCTGGCGGACAACGAGGCTGCTGCGGGGCACATCGATGACCAGCTGGAGATTTTGCTCAAGGCAACTGGTTTGCGGTCGAGCGAGCTGGTCCGATTGCCGGTGCTGTTCGAGAAGCAGAAGGACTTCGGGTTGTTGCGGGCGGTCACTCCTGGGTTGGTCAACGGCTTGTCGCTGACCGCGCGGGACTTCGCAGTACCGGATCCGCACGGTCCCAACGTCAACGGTCGCGACCTCTTCCGGCAGGCGACGGAACGGGCGCTTGGGCGCAACGGCGTACAGGTGCACTGGGTCGAAGACTTCTTCTGGGCCCACCTGGCCGGCGGCGAAGTCCACTGCGCCACCAACGCCCTCCGCGACACCCACTCCACCAACACCTGGTGGAAGTCAGCGGACGACCTTTAG
- a CDS encoding GNAT family N-acetyltransferase, whose protein sequence is MTTIEVRRAKPDDAEALVRLRGLMIAAMGVDIGGEDAPWRKAALGFFAAGLASPETFAAFVVDDPEAGVVAGAVGQCNIHPPSPKDLSITRGYLYNVSTEPDFRRRGLAKACVIRLLDWYRDETEVGQIELHATEQGDSLYRALGFADSTYPAQRLKVVR, encoded by the coding sequence GTGACGACGATCGAGGTACGCCGAGCCAAACCCGATGATGCCGAAGCCCTGGTGCGCCTGCGCGGCCTGATGATTGCGGCGATGGGCGTCGATATCGGCGGCGAGGACGCACCCTGGCGGAAGGCAGCGCTCGGCTTCTTCGCGGCCGGGCTTGCTTCGCCGGAGACCTTCGCAGCCTTCGTCGTCGACGACCCCGAGGCCGGGGTGGTAGCGGGCGCGGTGGGCCAATGCAATATCCACCCACCGAGCCCGAAGGACCTGAGCATCACCCGGGGCTACCTCTACAACGTCAGTACCGAACCGGACTTCCGGCGTCGCGGCCTGGCGAAGGCCTGCGTGATCAGGCTGCTGGACTGGTACCGCGACGAAACCGAGGTCGGGCAGATCGAGTTGCACGCCACCGAGCAGGGCGACAGCCTCTACCGAGCCCTTGGATTCGCCGACAGCACCTACCCGGCGCAGCGGCTAAAGGTCGTCCGCTGA
- a CDS encoding SDR family oxidoreductase: protein MSATVLVTGGTGTLGRLTTPLLRDAGFKVRVLSRSSHEAADGIEYVVGNLTTGEGIDAAVAGVDTIVHLAGDAKGDDEKARTLVKAVAATGGKPHLVYISVVGADQESFAYFGFKRGAEQVIAESGLPWTTVRATQFNDLVLTLAKTLAKLPVVPVPTGFRVQPIDARDVAARLVELAQGEPSGLVPDIAGPKIYTLKEIVTSYLKATNRRRPLLPIHFPGKAPRAFRTGVNLAPANATGTHTWEAFLTDRVR, encoded by the coding sequence ATGAGCGCAACCGTCCTCGTCACCGGCGGCACCGGAACGCTCGGGCGGCTGACCACCCCGCTGCTGAGGGACGCAGGATTCAAGGTGCGGGTGCTCAGTCGGAGCAGCCACGAGGCGGCCGACGGGATCGAGTACGTCGTTGGGAATCTCACCACCGGCGAAGGCATCGACGCGGCAGTCGCCGGGGTCGACACGATCGTCCACCTGGCCGGCGACGCCAAGGGTGACGACGAGAAGGCGCGCACGCTCGTCAAGGCGGTGGCTGCGACCGGTGGCAAGCCGCACCTCGTCTACATCTCGGTCGTCGGTGCCGACCAGGAGTCCTTCGCGTACTTCGGGTTCAAGCGCGGCGCCGAGCAGGTGATCGCGGAGTCCGGGCTGCCGTGGACCACGGTTCGTGCGACGCAGTTCAACGACCTCGTACTGACCCTGGCCAAGACGCTCGCCAAGCTCCCCGTAGTACCGGTTCCCACTGGCTTCCGGGTCCAGCCGATCGACGCCCGCGACGTCGCCGCTCGCCTGGTCGAACTAGCCCAAGGCGAACCGTCCGGCCTCGTCCCCGACATCGCCGGCCCCAAGATCTACACCCTGAAAGAGATCGTCACCTCCTACCTCAAGGCCACCAACCGCCGCCGCCCCCTCCTCCCCATCCATTTCCCCGGTAAGGCCCCGCGCGCCTTCCGGACCGGCGTCAACCTCGCCCCCGCCAACGCCACCGGCACCCACACCTGGGAAGCGTTCCTCACCGACCGGGTCCGATAA